In Pongo abelii isolate AG06213 chromosome X, NHGRI_mPonAbe1-v2.0_pri, whole genome shotgun sequence, one DNA window encodes the following:
- the SLITRK4 gene encoding SLIT and NTRK-like protein 4 isoform X1, producing MPLRTGKDPGVLGIAAPPPPPYPERPGRRGKLYWSRVAPAVGPLGWVGLYFCTPFAATFRRRGSEAPGSGPRVGRRLLALGKTRNTRGRADYFSLFRSIQLFADCKKMFLWLLLILSALISSTNADSDISVEICNVCSCVSVENVLYVNCEKVSVYRPNQLKPPWSNFYHLNFQNNFLNILYPNTFLNFSHAVSLHLGNNKLQNIEGGAFLGLSALKQLHLNNNELKILRADTFLGIENLEYLQADYNLIKYIERGAFNKLHKLKVLILNDNLISFLPDNIFRFASLTHLDIRGNRIQKLPYIGVLEHIGRVVELQLEDNPWNCSCDLLPLKAWLENMPYNIYIGEAICETPSDLYGRLLKETNKQELCPMGTGSDFDVRILPPSQLENGYTTPNGHTTQTSLHRLVTKPPKTTNPSKISGIVAGKALSNRNLSQIVSYQTRVPPLTPCPAPCFCKTHPSDLGLSVNCQEKNIQSMSELIPKPLNAKKLHVNGNSIKDVDVSDFTDFEGLDLLHLGSNQITVIKGDVFHNLTNLRRLYLNGNQIERLYPEIFSGLHNLQYLYLEYNLIKEILAGTFDSMPNLQLLYLNNNLLKSLPVYIFSGAPLARLNLRNNKFMYLPVSGVLDQLQSLTQIDLEGNPWDCTCDLVALKLWVEKLSDGIVVKELKCETPVQFANIELKSLRNEILCPKLLNKPSAPFTSPAPAITFTTPLGPIRSPPGGPVPLSILILSILVVLILTVFVAFCLLVFVLRRNKKPTVKHEGLGNPDCGSMQLQLRKHDHKTNKKDGLSTEAFIPQTIEQMSKSHTCGLKESETGFMFSDPPGQKVVMRNVADKEKDLLHVDTRKRLSTIDELDELFPSRDSNVFIQNFLESKKEYNSIGVSGFEIRYPEKQPDKKKKKSLIGGNHSKIVVEQRKSEYFELKAKLQSSPDYLQVLEEQTALNKI from the exons ATGCCGCTGAGGACCGGAAAGGATCCGGGTGTCCTTGGCATcgctgcccccccccccccaccataCCCCGAGCGGCCAGGGCGGCGGGGCAAGTTGTACTGGTCTCGGGTGGCTCCGGCTGTCGGGCCGCTGGGCTGGGTTGGGCTTTATTTTTGCACCCCATTCGCAGCCACTTTCCGCAGACGTGGATCTGAGGCTCCGGGCAGTGGCCCGCGGGTTGGTCGGAGATTGCTAGCGCTCGGCAAGACTAGGAATACCAGAGGAAGAGCCG attatttctctttattcagAAGCATACAGTTGTTTGCTGATTGCAAGAAGATGTTTCTTTGGCTGCTTCTGATTTTGTCAGCCCTGATTTCTTCGACAAATGCAGATTCTGACATATCGGTGGAAATTTGCAATGTGTGTTCCTGCGTGTCAGTTGAGAATGTGCTCTATGTCAACTGTGAGAAGGTTTCAGTCTACAGACCAAATCAGCTGAAACCACCTTGGTCTAACTTTTATCACCtcaatttccaaaataattttttaaatattctgtatcCAAATACATTCTTGAATTTTTCACATGCAGTCTCCCTGCATCTGGGAAATAATAAACTGCAGAACATTGAGGGAGGAGCCTTTCTTGGGCTCAGTGCATTAAAGCAGTTGCACTTGAACAACAATGAATTAAAGATTCTCCGAGCTGACACTTTCCTTGGCATAGAGAACTTGGAGTATCTCCAGGCTGACTACAATTTAATCAAGTATATTGAACGAGGAGCCTTCAATAAGCTCCACAAACTGAAAGTTCTCATTCTTAATGACAATCTGATTTCATTCCTTCCTGATAATATTTTCCGATTCGCATCTTTGACCCATCTGGATATACGAGGGAACAGAATCCAGAAGCTCCCTTATATCGGGGTTCTGGAACACATTGGCCGTGTCGTTGAATTGCAACTGGAAGATAACCCTTGGAACTGTAGCTGTGATTTATTGCCCTTAAAAGCTTGGCTGGAGAACATGCCATATAACATTTACATAggagaagctatctgtgaaactcccAGTGACTTATATGGAAGGCTtttaaaagaaaccaacaaacaaGAACTATGTCCCATGGGCACCGGCAGTGATTTTGATGTGCGCATCCTGCCTCCATCTCAGCTGGAAAATGGCTACACCACTCCCAATGGTCACACTACCCAAACATCTTTACACAGATTAGTAACTAAACCACCAAAAACAACAAATCCTTCCAAGATCTCTGGAATCGTTGCAGGCAAAGCCCTCTCCAACCGCAATCTCAGTCAGATTGTGTCTTACCAAACAAGGGTGCCTCCTCTAACACCTTGCCCGGCACCTTGCTTCTGCAAGACACACCCTTCAGATTTGGGACTAAGTGTGAACTGCCAAGAGAAAAATATACAGTCTATGTCTGAATTGATACCGAAACCTTTAAATGCGAAGAAGCTGCACGTCAATGGCAATAGCATCAAGGATGTGGACGTATCAGACTTCACTGACTTTGAAGGACTGGATTTGCTTCATTTAGGCAGCAATCAAATTACAGTGATTAAGGGAGACGTATTTCACAATCTCACTAATTTACGCAGGCTATATCTCAATGGCAATCAAATTGAAAGACTCTATCCTGAAATATTTTCAGGTCTTCATAACCTGCAGTATCTGTATTTGGAATACAATTTGATTAAGGAAATCTTAGCAGGCACCTTTGACTCCATGCCAAATTTGCAGTTACTGTACTTAAACAATAATCTCCTAAAGAGCCTGCCTGTTTACATTTTTTCCGGAGCACCCTTAGCTAGACTGAACCTGAGGAACAACAAATTCATGTACCTGCCTGTCAGTGGGGTCCTTGATCAGTTGCAATCTCTTACACAGATTGACTTGGAGGGCAACCCATGGGACTGTACTTGTGACTTGGTGGCATTAAAGCTGTGGGTGGAGAAGTTGAGCGACGGGATTGTTGTGAAAGAACTGAAATGTGAGACGCCTGTTCAGTTTGCCAACATTGAACTGAAGTCCCTCAGAAATGAAATCTTATGTCCCAAACTTTTAAATAAGCCATCTGCACCATTCACAAGCCCTGCGCCTGCCATTACATTCACCACTCCTTTGGGTCCCATTCGAAGTCCTCCTGGTGGGCCAGTGCCTCTGTCTATTTTAATCTTAAGTATCTTAGTGGTCCTCATTTTAACTGTGTTTGTTGCTTTTTGCCTTCTTGTTTTTGTCCTGCGACGCAACAAGAAACCCACAGTGAAGCACGAAGGCCTGGGGAATCCTGACTGTGGGTCCATGCAGCTGCAGCTAAGGAAGCATGACcacaaaaccaataaaaaagatGGACTGAGCACAGAAGCTTTCATTCCACAAACTATAGAACAGATGAGCAAGAGCCACACTTGTGGCTTGAAAGAGTCAGAAACTGGGTTCATGTTTTCAGATCCTCCAGGACAGAAAGTTGTTATGAGAAATGTGGCCGACAAGGAGAAAGATTTATTACATGTAGATACCAGGAAGAGACTGAGCACAATTGATGAGCTGGATGAATTATTCCCTAGCAGGGATTCCAATGTGTTTATTCAGAATTTTCTTGAAAGCAAAAAGGAGTATAATAGCATAGGTGTCAGTGGCTTTGAGATCCGCTATCCAGAAAAACAAccagacaaaaaaaagaagaagtcgCTGATAGGTGGCAATCACAGTAAAATTGTTGTGGAACAAAGGAAGAGCGAGTATTTTGAACTGAAGGCGAAACTGCAGAGTTCCCCTGACTACCTACAGGTCCTTGAGGAGCAAACAGCTTTGAACAAGATCTAG
- the SLITRK4 gene encoding SLIT and NTRK-like protein 4 isoform X2, with translation MFLWLLLILSALISSTNADSDISVEICNVCSCVSVENVLYVNCEKVSVYRPNQLKPPWSNFYHLNFQNNFLNILYPNTFLNFSHAVSLHLGNNKLQNIEGGAFLGLSALKQLHLNNNELKILRADTFLGIENLEYLQADYNLIKYIERGAFNKLHKLKVLILNDNLISFLPDNIFRFASLTHLDIRGNRIQKLPYIGVLEHIGRVVELQLEDNPWNCSCDLLPLKAWLENMPYNIYIGEAICETPSDLYGRLLKETNKQELCPMGTGSDFDVRILPPSQLENGYTTPNGHTTQTSLHRLVTKPPKTTNPSKISGIVAGKALSNRNLSQIVSYQTRVPPLTPCPAPCFCKTHPSDLGLSVNCQEKNIQSMSELIPKPLNAKKLHVNGNSIKDVDVSDFTDFEGLDLLHLGSNQITVIKGDVFHNLTNLRRLYLNGNQIERLYPEIFSGLHNLQYLYLEYNLIKEILAGTFDSMPNLQLLYLNNNLLKSLPVYIFSGAPLARLNLRNNKFMYLPVSGVLDQLQSLTQIDLEGNPWDCTCDLVALKLWVEKLSDGIVVKELKCETPVQFANIELKSLRNEILCPKLLNKPSAPFTSPAPAITFTTPLGPIRSPPGGPVPLSILILSILVVLILTVFVAFCLLVFVLRRNKKPTVKHEGLGNPDCGSMQLQLRKHDHKTNKKDGLSTEAFIPQTIEQMSKSHTCGLKESETGFMFSDPPGQKVVMRNVADKEKDLLHVDTRKRLSTIDELDELFPSRDSNVFIQNFLESKKEYNSIGVSGFEIRYPEKQPDKKKKKSLIGGNHSKIVVEQRKSEYFELKAKLQSSPDYLQVLEEQTALNKI, from the coding sequence ATGTTTCTTTGGCTGCTTCTGATTTTGTCAGCCCTGATTTCTTCGACAAATGCAGATTCTGACATATCGGTGGAAATTTGCAATGTGTGTTCCTGCGTGTCAGTTGAGAATGTGCTCTATGTCAACTGTGAGAAGGTTTCAGTCTACAGACCAAATCAGCTGAAACCACCTTGGTCTAACTTTTATCACCtcaatttccaaaataattttttaaatattctgtatcCAAATACATTCTTGAATTTTTCACATGCAGTCTCCCTGCATCTGGGAAATAATAAACTGCAGAACATTGAGGGAGGAGCCTTTCTTGGGCTCAGTGCATTAAAGCAGTTGCACTTGAACAACAATGAATTAAAGATTCTCCGAGCTGACACTTTCCTTGGCATAGAGAACTTGGAGTATCTCCAGGCTGACTACAATTTAATCAAGTATATTGAACGAGGAGCCTTCAATAAGCTCCACAAACTGAAAGTTCTCATTCTTAATGACAATCTGATTTCATTCCTTCCTGATAATATTTTCCGATTCGCATCTTTGACCCATCTGGATATACGAGGGAACAGAATCCAGAAGCTCCCTTATATCGGGGTTCTGGAACACATTGGCCGTGTCGTTGAATTGCAACTGGAAGATAACCCTTGGAACTGTAGCTGTGATTTATTGCCCTTAAAAGCTTGGCTGGAGAACATGCCATATAACATTTACATAggagaagctatctgtgaaactcccAGTGACTTATATGGAAGGCTtttaaaagaaaccaacaaacaaGAACTATGTCCCATGGGCACCGGCAGTGATTTTGATGTGCGCATCCTGCCTCCATCTCAGCTGGAAAATGGCTACACCACTCCCAATGGTCACACTACCCAAACATCTTTACACAGATTAGTAACTAAACCACCAAAAACAACAAATCCTTCCAAGATCTCTGGAATCGTTGCAGGCAAAGCCCTCTCCAACCGCAATCTCAGTCAGATTGTGTCTTACCAAACAAGGGTGCCTCCTCTAACACCTTGCCCGGCACCTTGCTTCTGCAAGACACACCCTTCAGATTTGGGACTAAGTGTGAACTGCCAAGAGAAAAATATACAGTCTATGTCTGAATTGATACCGAAACCTTTAAATGCGAAGAAGCTGCACGTCAATGGCAATAGCATCAAGGATGTGGACGTATCAGACTTCACTGACTTTGAAGGACTGGATTTGCTTCATTTAGGCAGCAATCAAATTACAGTGATTAAGGGAGACGTATTTCACAATCTCACTAATTTACGCAGGCTATATCTCAATGGCAATCAAATTGAAAGACTCTATCCTGAAATATTTTCAGGTCTTCATAACCTGCAGTATCTGTATTTGGAATACAATTTGATTAAGGAAATCTTAGCAGGCACCTTTGACTCCATGCCAAATTTGCAGTTACTGTACTTAAACAATAATCTCCTAAAGAGCCTGCCTGTTTACATTTTTTCCGGAGCACCCTTAGCTAGACTGAACCTGAGGAACAACAAATTCATGTACCTGCCTGTCAGTGGGGTCCTTGATCAGTTGCAATCTCTTACACAGATTGACTTGGAGGGCAACCCATGGGACTGTACTTGTGACTTGGTGGCATTAAAGCTGTGGGTGGAGAAGTTGAGCGACGGGATTGTTGTGAAAGAACTGAAATGTGAGACGCCTGTTCAGTTTGCCAACATTGAACTGAAGTCCCTCAGAAATGAAATCTTATGTCCCAAACTTTTAAATAAGCCATCTGCACCATTCACAAGCCCTGCGCCTGCCATTACATTCACCACTCCTTTGGGTCCCATTCGAAGTCCTCCTGGTGGGCCAGTGCCTCTGTCTATTTTAATCTTAAGTATCTTAGTGGTCCTCATTTTAACTGTGTTTGTTGCTTTTTGCCTTCTTGTTTTTGTCCTGCGACGCAACAAGAAACCCACAGTGAAGCACGAAGGCCTGGGGAATCCTGACTGTGGGTCCATGCAGCTGCAGCTAAGGAAGCATGACcacaaaaccaataaaaaagatGGACTGAGCACAGAAGCTTTCATTCCACAAACTATAGAACAGATGAGCAAGAGCCACACTTGTGGCTTGAAAGAGTCAGAAACTGGGTTCATGTTTTCAGATCCTCCAGGACAGAAAGTTGTTATGAGAAATGTGGCCGACAAGGAGAAAGATTTATTACATGTAGATACCAGGAAGAGACTGAGCACAATTGATGAGCTGGATGAATTATTCCCTAGCAGGGATTCCAATGTGTTTATTCAGAATTTTCTTGAAAGCAAAAAGGAGTATAATAGCATAGGTGTCAGTGGCTTTGAGATCCGCTATCCAGAAAAACAAccagacaaaaaaaagaagaagtcgCTGATAGGTGGCAATCACAGTAAAATTGTTGTGGAACAAAGGAAGAGCGAGTATTTTGAACTGAAGGCGAAACTGCAGAGTTCCCCTGACTACCTACAGGTCCTTGAGGAGCAAACAGCTTTGAACAAGATCTAG